The following coding sequences are from one uncultured Cohaesibacter sp. window:
- a CDS encoding shikimate kinase, with translation MAGTKTAGKSEREARVVSALEGRPIVLVGLMGAGKTTIGRRLAKRLSIPFRDADHEIEAAANMSIAEIFDQHGEAHFREGEKRVIARLLDEGDQVIATGGGAWMNDETRSLVAQHGVSVWLKAEFDVLMERVRRRSHRPLLKDPDPEGVMRRLMDERYPVYATADVMVLSKEAPHDRIVTSVIEALEDYTGISNQD, from the coding sequence ATGGCGGGAACGAAGACAGCAGGTAAAAGCGAACGAGAAGCACGGGTTGTGTCTGCCTTGGAAGGGCGCCCGATCGTGCTTGTTGGTCTGATGGGGGCCGGTAAGACGACGATCGGCCGACGCCTTGCCAAGCGGTTGTCCATTCCTTTCCGTGATGCCGATCATGAGATCGAAGCTGCAGCCAACATGTCCATCGCCGAAATTTTCGATCAGCACGGGGAAGCCCATTTTCGCGAAGGCGAAAAGCGTGTCATTGCGCGCCTGCTTGATGAAGGCGATCAGGTGATCGCAACCGGCGGGGGCGCCTGGATGAATGATGAGACGCGCAGTCTTGTTGCCCAGCATGGTGTGTCTGTTTGGCTCAAGGCCGAGTTCGACGTGCTTATGGAGCGTGTTCGTCGTCGCTCTCACCGCCCCTTGCTCAAGGATCCTGACCCGGAAGGAGTCATGCGCCGCCTGATGGATGAGCGCTATCCTGTTTATGCAACAGCGGACGTGATGGTTCTTTCGAAAGAAGCTCCGCATGATCGCATCGTCACATCTGTGATCGAGGCGCTGGAAGATTATACCGGCATATCCAATCAAGATTGA
- the znuA gene encoding zinc ABC transporter substrate-binding protein ZnuA produces MTEKSKHTLLAGISATLLAMSASITAYAAPKVATSIAPVYSITAAIMKDVATPQLLVDQATSPHVAKLQPSDAKALQDADLVIWIGPNLSPALEKPIETLPSKARILTLNKIEGLTELEVRTGGNWEKHVHDHDEEHDADHDHEAEHDHEHSHEAHDDHEHEGHDPHIWLDPENGLAMAKAITEALVELDSNNAAQYQANEQAFEKQITSEIEKIRQELAAIKDKPYIVFHDAYHYYENRFGISAAGSVMLQPGVSPGVARIKEIRAKLKDLNVVCIMAEPQFSDKILNTLIEGTDTKIGQLDPLGTNLELGPDLYENLMQYNASKLLDCLK; encoded by the coding sequence ATGACAGAAAAATCGAAACATACGCTTCTTGCAGGCATTAGTGCCACCCTTCTCGCAATGTCAGCCAGCATTACAGCTTATGCTGCTCCCAAGGTCGCCACATCCATTGCTCCTGTTTATTCCATAACAGCAGCCATCATGAAAGATGTGGCAACACCACAACTTCTCGTCGATCAGGCAACATCCCCTCATGTCGCCAAATTGCAACCCTCCGATGCCAAGGCACTGCAAGATGCTGATCTCGTCATCTGGATCGGCCCCAATCTGTCTCCTGCTCTGGAAAAACCAATCGAAACACTCCCCAGCAAAGCACGCATTCTGACCTTGAACAAAATTGAAGGCCTGACGGAGCTCGAAGTCAGAACCGGCGGAAACTGGGAAAAGCACGTTCACGATCATGACGAAGAGCATGACGCGGATCATGACCATGAAGCGGAACATGACCACGAGCACAGCCATGAGGCCCATGATGACCATGAGCATGAAGGTCATGACCCCCATATCTGGCTAGATCCGGAAAATGGACTGGCCATGGCGAAAGCCATCACGGAAGCCTTGGTCGAGCTGGATAGCAACAATGCAGCCCAATATCAGGCCAATGAGCAGGCATTCGAAAAGCAGATCACATCAGAAATAGAGAAAATAAGACAGGAACTTGCTGCAATTAAAGACAAGCCCTACATCGTCTTTCACGATGCCTATCATTATTACGAAAACCGCTTCGGCATTTCTGCGGCAGGATCAGTCATGCTTCAGCCCGGCGTTTCTCCCGGAGTGGCCCGCATCAAGGAAATTCGTGCAAAGCTAAAGGACCTCAATGTGGTCTGCATTATGGCCGAGCCACAATTCTCGGATAAAATCCTGAATACGCTGATAGAGGGAACTGACACCAAGATCGGACAGCTGGATCCACTTGGAACCAATCTTGAGCTCGGCCCGGATCTTTACGAAAATCTGATGCAATATAATGCTTCCAAACTACTTGATTGCCTGAAATGA
- a CDS encoding murein L,D-transpeptidase family protein → MKKNINKKQIQTVALLIALGGSLALAACNPELIEDGKATQPLPIKLKHEIQKIGSTESAPLYIRIFKEEGVLEAWKQTKDGTFALLKTYPICAYSGKIGPKKKEGDRQAPEGFYNITQGQMNPNSSYYLSFNIGYPNKFDRSFGRTGANLMVHGSCSSRGCYAMEDEQIAEIYTLGREALEGGQRSFPVHAFPFRMTPENMARVRNDENFGFWQNLKNGYDHFQITHVPPKVEVCNHSYVFDPQGATNFNANAACPNYTLDPTLLASLQKLRAEENARFKDAALKLEKQAQKSEAKATDAMVDAQLAILNRKDRISEGKNPDGFFAGLLKGNSEPVTSTPSTPAQTQTSTVLQSTSETTTTSSDAPSAQPQPASEHPSSGGFFSKLTAGINKPFGKLRLFKDDEAEAAEETGTQLTTLPKAR, encoded by the coding sequence GTGAAAAAGAACATCAATAAAAAACAGATCCAAACAGTGGCCCTTCTGATCGCACTTGGAGGAAGCCTTGCTTTAGCTGCCTGCAACCCGGAGCTGATTGAAGACGGCAAAGCCACCCAACCGCTACCCATCAAGCTCAAGCACGAGATCCAGAAGATAGGCTCTACGGAAAGTGCCCCCCTTTACATTCGCATATTCAAGGAAGAGGGTGTTCTCGAGGCTTGGAAGCAGACCAAGGACGGTACGTTTGCGCTGCTCAAGACCTATCCGATTTGCGCCTATTCCGGCAAGATCGGCCCCAAGAAGAAAGAAGGCGACCGTCAGGCCCCCGAAGGGTTTTATAACATCACTCAGGGGCAGATGAATCCCAATTCCAGTTACTATCTTTCTTTCAACATAGGCTATCCCAACAAGTTCGATCGCTCCTTCGGGCGAACCGGTGCCAATCTGATGGTGCACGGCTCTTGCTCTTCGCGCGGCTGTTACGCAATGGAAGACGAGCAGATTGCTGAAATTTACACACTGGGGCGCGAGGCACTTGAGGGCGGACAGCGCTCTTTCCCGGTTCACGCCTTCCCGTTCCGCATGACGCCAGAAAACATGGCCCGCGTGCGCAATGACGAGAATTTTGGGTTTTGGCAGAATCTGAAAAATGGCTATGACCATTTCCAGATCACCCATGTCCCACCCAAGGTGGAAGTGTGCAATCACTCCTACGTTTTTGATCCGCAAGGCGCTACGAACTTCAACGCAAATGCCGCTTGCCCGAACTATACTCTCGATCCAACGCTTCTTGCTTCACTACAAAAGCTGCGCGCCGAAGAAAATGCCCGCTTCAAAGACGCAGCCTTGAAGCTCGAGAAGCAAGCGCAAAAAAGTGAAGCCAAAGCGACAGATGCAATGGTCGATGCTCAACTGGCGATCTTGAATAGAAAAGACCGAATTTCGGAAGGCAAGAATCCTGACGGCTTCTTTGCAGGTTTGCTCAAAGGCAATTCCGAGCCAGTAACTTCAACACCGAGCACACCCGCGCAAACCCAGACTTCAACCGTTTTGCAAAGCACCTCAGAGACGACGACAACCTCGAGTGATGCTCCCTCGGCCCAGCCCCAGCCTGCATCAGAGCACCCCTCCTCCGGAGGCTTCTTTTCGAAGCTGACAGCAGGCATCAACAAACCATTCGGCAAACTTCGTCTCTTCAAAGACGATGAAGCTGAAGCGGCAGAGGAAACCGGCACCCAATTGACGACATTGCCAAAGGCAAGATAG
- the aroB gene encoding 3-dehydroquinate synthase has protein sequence MMNGVKHTVRVDLGERSYDILIGRSILSGLGVAFKELFPSSKAVIITDSTVAGLHLDAAEASLQDAGIDPFVIVMEPGEKSKSYKGLMKACDAVLDSKLERGDIVIALGGGVIGDLAGFVAGIIRRGMRFIQVPTTLLSQVDSSVGGKTGINTSHGKNLLGLFNQPHLVLADTAVLDTLKPRDFKAGYAEVAKYGLINQPDFFEWLEKHWQGIFDGGSEREEAIARSCQAKADVVAADEKEANQRALLNLGHTFGHALEGMAEYNAERIVHGEGVAIGMVLAHEFSARLGLCDPAVTDRVVAHLQAVGLPTHIRDIPGQLPKVDLLMDYIAQDKKVSRGNLNFILTRGLGQSFLEKGVDPSAVRTFLEEKLG, from the coding sequence ATGATGAATGGTGTAAAGCACACGGTGCGCGTTGATCTGGGTGAGCGCAGTTATGATATTCTGATCGGGCGGTCTATTCTTTCCGGACTTGGTGTTGCTTTCAAAGAGCTTTTCCCGTCTTCCAAGGCGGTTATCATCACAGATTCTACCGTAGCGGGTTTGCATCTGGATGCGGCAGAGGCATCTTTGCAAGATGCTGGTATCGATCCTTTTGTGATTGTCATGGAGCCGGGCGAGAAGAGTAAAAGCTATAAGGGGCTGATGAAGGCCTGTGATGCTGTGCTCGACAGCAAGCTTGAGCGCGGCGATATCGTCATCGCGCTCGGTGGCGGGGTTATCGGTGATCTTGCCGGTTTTGTCGCCGGGATCATTCGGCGTGGCATGCGTTTCATTCAGGTGCCAACAACCTTGCTTTCGCAGGTGGATTCCTCTGTCGGTGGCAAGACGGGCATCAATACGAGCCATGGCAAGAATTTGCTGGGGCTGTTCAATCAGCCGCATCTGGTGCTGGCCGATACGGCTGTTCTGGACACCTTGAAGCCTCGAGATTTCAAGGCAGGCTATGCGGAAGTTGCCAAATATGGCCTTATAAATCAGCCGGACTTTTTTGAATGGCTGGAAAAGCACTGGCAAGGCATTTTTGATGGAGGCTCGGAACGTGAGGAAGCCATCGCACGTTCTTGTCAGGCCAAGGCCGATGTGGTGGCTGCCGATGAAAAAGAGGCCAACCAGCGCGCCCTGCTCAATCTGGGGCACACCTTCGGCCATGCTCTGGAAGGCATGGCTGAATATAATGCCGAGCGCATTGTGCACGGGGAAGGGGTTGCTATCGGGATGGTCCTCGCTCACGAGTTTTCTGCGCGGTTGGGCCTTTGCGATCCGGCCGTGACAGATCGTGTCGTTGCCCACTTGCAAGCTGTGGGGTTGCCAACCCATATAAGGGACATTCCGGGGCAGCTGCCGAAAGTGGATCTTTTGATGGACTATATCGCTCAGGACAAAAAGGTGTCCCGGGGAAATCTGAATTTCATTCTGACGCGCGGTCTGGGGCAATCGTTCCTTGAGAAGGGGGTTGATCCTTCTGCCGTTCGCACGTTCCTTGAGGAGAAACTGGGCTGA
- a CDS encoding site-specific tyrosine recombinase XerD, whose product MTLANQQAIHLFLDSLSAEKGASNNTLEAYARDLNDLDDFLSSHGARFESCSLEDLRSYLAELNDRDLATSSVARKISSMRQIFRFLYRDGFRPDDPSTMLKAPRRSRPLPKILTVQEVDRLIEAARFNASLAGPTPKRQIRAMRLYVLLELVYATGLRVSELVSLPASAAHIDGYFISIIGKGNKERLVPLSERAKEAMRDYRAMLESTGIPASNNARPWLFPSSGKEGHYTRQAFARELKALAGDVGLDASAVSPHVLRHAFASHLLQNGANLRAVQKLLGHSDISTTQIYTHVLDERLVELVEHHHPLSDQFEPNVK is encoded by the coding sequence GTGACACTGGCAAACCAACAGGCCATTCATCTGTTTCTGGATTCGCTGAGCGCAGAGAAAGGCGCCTCGAACAATACGCTTGAAGCCTATGCGCGAGATCTGAACGATCTGGATGATTTTTTATCCAGCCACGGCGCCAGGTTTGAATCCTGTAGTCTGGAGGATCTTCGTTCCTATCTTGCAGAGCTGAATGATCGCGATCTGGCGACATCCAGTGTGGCCAGAAAGATCTCTTCCATGCGGCAGATCTTCCGCTTTCTCTATCGCGATGGCTTCCGCCCCGATGACCCCTCGACCATGCTCAAAGCTCCCAGACGCTCACGCCCGCTGCCGAAAATTCTGACTGTGCAAGAGGTTGATCGCCTGATCGAAGCGGCTCGCTTCAACGCATCGCTAGCCGGCCCGACACCAAAACGCCAGATCCGGGCCATGCGCCTTTATGTGCTGCTGGAACTTGTCTATGCGACAGGCTTACGCGTTTCTGAGCTGGTCTCTCTGCCTGCCTCCGCAGCCCATATCGACGGCTACTTCATCAGCATTATCGGCAAGGGTAACAAAGAGCGCCTCGTACCACTTTCTGAAAGAGCAAAAGAAGCAATGCGCGACTATCGCGCCATGCTTGAAAGCACAGGCATACCCGCAAGCAACAACGCCCGCCCATGGCTTTTCCCATCCTCAGGCAAGGAAGGCCACTATACCCGGCAGGCTTTCGCTCGAGAACTCAAGGCGCTGGCCGGAGATGTTGGCCTTGATGCAAGCGCGGTTTCACCCCATGTTCTGCGCCATGCATTCGCCAGCCACTTGTTGCAGAATGGCGCCAATCTCCGAGCGGTGCAGAAGCTTCTGGGCCATAGCGATATTTCCACCACGCAGATTTACACCCATGTGCTTGATGAAAGACTTGTCGAACTGGTTGAACATCACCATCCGCTGTCGGACCAATTCGAACCAAATGTGAAATAG
- the cobS gene encoding cobaltochelatase subunit CobS, which yields MNDMSNEISNLPDTEVSVRDVFGLDIDLMVPAFSKKSDHVPDFDPDYLFDRETTLAILAGFAHNRRVMISGYHGTGKSSHIEQVAARLNWPCVRVNLDSHISRIDLIGKDAIVLKDGKQITEFRDGILPWALQNNVALVFDEYDAGRPDVMFVIQRVLEVAGRLTLLDQNRVIRPHPAFRLFATANTVGLGDTSGLYHGTQQINQGQMDRWSIVTTLNYLPHDNEVNIVLAKVKSLVGQEGKDTANKMVRVADLTRNAFMNGDLSTVMSPRSVITWAENAEIFGDLGFAFRVTFLNKCDELEQPLVAEFYQRCFGEELPESSLNIAVS from the coding sequence ATGAATGATATGAGCAACGAGATTTCCAATTTGCCGGATACCGAGGTGTCTGTGCGTGATGTATTCGGTCTTGATATCGATTTGATGGTTCCGGCCTTCAGCAAAAAAAGCGATCATGTACCGGATTTTGACCCTGATTATCTGTTTGACAGAGAGACAACGCTGGCAATTCTCGCCGGTTTTGCCCATAACCGCCGCGTTATGATTTCCGGATATCACGGCACGGGTAAATCCTCCCATATCGAACAGGTCGCTGCACGCCTCAACTGGCCATGCGTGCGCGTCAACCTTGATAGCCATATCTCCCGAATCGATCTGATCGGCAAGGATGCGATTGTTCTGAAGGATGGCAAGCAGATCACCGAATTTCGTGATGGCATCCTGCCTTGGGCGCTGCAGAACAATGTTGCGCTGGTTTTCGATGAATATGACGCAGGTCGTCCCGATGTGATGTTCGTTATCCAGCGCGTTCTGGAAGTGGCTGGTCGTTTGACGCTGCTCGATCAGAACCGCGTTATTCGTCCGCATCCGGCTTTCCGTCTTTTCGCAACGGCCAACACGGTTGGTCTTGGTGATACTTCGGGGCTTTATCACGGCACGCAACAGATCAACCAGGGCCAGATGGACCGTTGGTCAATCGTGACCACACTCAATTATCTGCCGCATGACAATGAAGTGAATATCGTGTTGGCCAAGGTCAAGTCTCTGGTTGGCCAAGAGGGCAAGGATACGGCTAACAAGATGGTTCGTGTTGCCGACCTTACGCGCAATGCATTCATGAATGGCGATCTTTCAACGGTCATGAGCCCGCGCTCGGTGATCACATGGGCCGAGAATGCCGAGATCTTCGGTGATCTTGGTTTTGCCTTCCGGGTTACATTCCTGAACAAATGCGATGAGCTTGAGCAGCCTTTGGTGGCTGAATTCTATCAACGCTGTTTTGGTGAAGAACTGCCCGAGTCGTCCCTTAATATCGCTGTGAGCTGA
- a CDS encoding J domain-containing protein gives MNLDSKLFDSIRIKPDADRRKKKQQEETCEWPGCEKKGGCKAPKRGTDGREFHNFCEEHAREFNRNYNYFSGMDDVAADDAKASVATGERPTWKMGVNAWGNATEQVGETMGKSWEASGFSNGRAQRAAERMKRRSRHQGQTRKLRPLEAKAFETLGLSLPATADDVKRAYKRLLKENHPDLNKGDRACEERLQDVIAAYNTLRAGGYC, from the coding sequence ATGAACCTCGACTCGAAACTTTTCGACTCTATCCGTATCAAACCTGATGCTGATCGTCGTAAAAAGAAACAGCAAGAAGAAACGTGCGAGTGGCCTGGGTGTGAGAAAAAAGGGGGCTGTAAGGCTCCTAAACGTGGCACCGATGGCCGCGAATTCCACAATTTCTGTGAAGAGCACGCACGTGAGTTCAACAGGAACTATAATTACTTTTCCGGTATGGACGATGTTGCCGCTGATGATGCCAAGGCTAGTGTGGCAACAGGTGAGCGCCCGACCTGGAAAATGGGGGTTAATGCCTGGGGCAATGCGACCGAGCAAGTTGGCGAAACAATGGGGAAAAGCTGGGAGGCCTCCGGTTTCTCAAATGGTCGTGCCCAGAGGGCGGCTGAGCGCATGAAACGGCGCTCTCGCCATCAAGGACAGACACGCAAGCTGCGTCCTCTGGAAGCCAAGGCTTTTGAGACGCTTGGCTTGAGCCTTCCGGCCACGGCTGATGACGTGAAGCGCGCGTATAAACGCCTGCTTAAAGAAAACCATCCTGACTTGAACAAGGGTGACAGGGCCTGCGAAGAGCGTCTTCAAGATGTGATCGCTGCCTACAACACCCTTCGCGCAGGTGGATATTGCTGA
- a CDS encoding histidine kinase — protein sequence MPSLIKALVFLLVLGGLVAGGIFALANFVEPTQREMVVRIPASALN from the coding sequence ATGCCGAGCCTGATCAAAGCGCTTGTATTCCTTCTCGTTCTAGGCGGATTGGTGGCCGGAGGCATTTTTGCATTAGCCAATTTTGTCGAACCAACACAGCGCGAAATGGTTGTCCGCATTCCTGCAAGTGCCCTCAACTAA
- a CDS encoding HlyC/CorC family transporter: MGTGLWLIALAILILIVLSGFFSGSETALTAASRARMHQKEKNGEPGASAVNQLLQIKERMIGSLLLGNNLVNILASALATSLFIHLFGQTGVVYATLVMTVVVLIFAEVFPKTWAITDPDSFALRVGPYVNVLTKVFGPAMGAVEWIVNRLIAMLGIQSKENAVQSGQDELRGAVDLLHMEGSVVKADRDRFGGLLDLAELDVSDVMVHRTGVMSINLDDGPESIVDQVLKSPYTRIPLWQGEQDNFIGILHAKDVLRALAEVKGEAKELDIVSVASEPWYVPDTTSLKAQLNAFLKRKSHFALVVDEYGEVMGLVTLEDIIEEIVGDIADEHDIDVKGVRKEPDGSVLVDGSVPIRDLNRALDWELPDDEATTIAGLVIHEARQIPEPGQGFTFYNFRFRVLRKERNRITYLRITPVQ; this comes from the coding sequence ATGGGTACCGGGCTCTGGCTGATTGCTCTGGCTATATTGATCTTGATCGTGTTATCGGGCTTTTTTTCCGGCTCCGAGACTGCGCTGACGGCTGCCTCACGCGCCCGCATGCACCAGAAAGAGAAGAACGGTGAACCCGGGGCTTCGGCCGTCAATCAGCTGCTCCAGATCAAAGAGCGCATGATCGGGTCTCTGCTGCTGGGTAATAATCTGGTCAATATCCTGGCTTCTGCCCTTGCTACCAGTCTGTTCATTCATTTGTTCGGGCAGACCGGTGTCGTGTATGCGACGCTGGTGATGACGGTTGTCGTGCTCATTTTTGCCGAGGTTTTTCCCAAAACCTGGGCTATTACCGATCCTGACAGCTTTGCCCTGCGGGTCGGGCCTTATGTCAATGTGCTGACAAAAGTTTTCGGGCCTGCAATGGGTGCCGTGGAATGGATCGTCAATCGGCTGATCGCCATGCTCGGTATTCAGAGCAAAGAAAATGCGGTTCAGTCCGGGCAGGACGAATTGCGCGGTGCCGTTGATCTTCTGCACATGGAGGGCAGCGTGGTGAAGGCCGATCGGGACCGGTTTGGCGGTCTTCTCGATCTGGCTGAACTGGATGTGTCCGATGTGATGGTTCACCGGACCGGCGTCATGTCCATCAATCTGGATGACGGGCCAGAATCCATCGTTGATCAGGTGCTCAAGAGCCCTTATACGCGTATTCCTCTTTGGCAGGGTGAGCAGGACAATTTTATTGGTATCCTGCATGCCAAGGATGTCTTGCGTGCGCTTGCCGAGGTGAAGGGAGAAGCCAAGGAACTGGACATCGTTTCTGTTGCCTCCGAGCCGTGGTATGTGCCCGATACGACCAGTCTGAAAGCGCAGCTTAATGCGTTTCTGAAACGCAAAAGTCACTTCGCGCTCGTTGTCGATGAGTATGGCGAGGTTATGGGGCTGGTCACGCTTGAAGACATCATTGAAGAGATTGTTGGCGATATTGCCGATGAGCACGACATTGATGTCAAGGGTGTGCGCAAGGAGCCCGATGGATCGGTTCTCGTTGATGGCTCTGTGCCTATTCGTGACCTTAATCGAGCGCTCGACTGGGAGCTGCCCGATGATGAAGCCACGACAATCGCCGGGCTCGTGATCCATGAGGCACGACAAATACCCGAACCGGGGCAGGGTTTTACATTCTACAATTTCCGCTTCCGGGTTTTGCGCAAGGAGCGGAACAGGATCACATATTTGCGGATAACACCCGTCCAATAG
- the ppk2 gene encoding polyphosphate kinase 2: protein MSEEFDLNNPEFPKKLKKMVMQSGGYPYEDKLKREEYEEELEALQIELVKAQEWAKATGERIVCVFEGRDAAGKGGCTKVLTQYTNPRNVRIVALSKPSDVELGQWYFQRYVNHLPTRGEIVLFDRSWYNRAGVEAVMGFCTPEQTEKFLVDAPRFEKMVRDSGTRLFKFWLNIGKEMQLKRFHDRRHSPLKHWKLSPIDLEALDKWDDYTKARNRMLKATHKEHSPWIIVRSNDKRRARLNMLRYLLSELPYPDKEKKLLKSIDPEILGFGYDFLKNEE, encoded by the coding sequence ATGTCGGAAGAATTTGACCTGAATAATCCTGAATTTCCAAAGAAACTCAAAAAAATGGTGATGCAGAGCGGGGGCTATCCGTACGAAGACAAGCTCAAACGCGAAGAGTATGAAGAAGAGCTTGAGGCACTACAGATCGAACTGGTCAAGGCGCAGGAATGGGCTAAGGCGACCGGCGAGCGGATTGTCTGTGTGTTCGAAGGTCGCGATGCTGCCGGCAAGGGCGGATGTACGAAGGTGCTCACTCAATATACCAATCCCCGCAACGTTCGGATTGTTGCTCTTTCCAAGCCAAGTGATGTTGAGCTGGGGCAATGGTATTTTCAGCGGTATGTGAATCACTTGCCAACTCGAGGCGAAATCGTTCTTTTCGACCGGTCCTGGTATAACCGGGCGGGCGTTGAGGCTGTGATGGGCTTTTGTACGCCTGAGCAAACGGAGAAATTTCTGGTCGATGCTCCGCGGTTTGAGAAAATGGTGCGGGACAGCGGAACGCGCCTGTTCAAATTCTGGCTCAATATCGGCAAGGAAATGCAGTTGAAGCGGTTTCATGATCGCCGCCACAGCCCGCTCAAGCATTGGAAGCTCTCGCCGATTGATCTTGAGGCGCTGGATAAGTGGGATGATTACACCAAAGCCCGCAACAGGATGCTGAAAGCAACCCATAAAGAGCACTCGCCCTGGATTATTGTCCGTTCGAATGACAAGCGCCGCGCGCGGCTTAACATGCTGCGTTATCTTTTGAGCGAGCTGCCTTATCCAGACAAGGAAAAGAAACTTCTGAAGTCCATCGATCCTGAAATTCTTGGCTTCGGGTATGATTTCCTGAAAAACGAAGAATGA
- a CDS encoding acetyl-CoA carboxylase carboxyltransferase subunit alpha yields the protein MHSYLEFEKPVADLEGKVQELLVLRETGEAVDVGDEIKRLQKKAESALKDLYANLTPWHKTQIARHPDRPHFSNYVASLIDEFTPLAGDRKFAEDEAIQAGFGRFRGRPVAVIGQEKGSDTESRLRHNFGMARPEGYRKAVRIMELADRFNMPLITFVDTAGAYPGIGAEERGQSEAIARSTDACLALGTPSVATIIGEGGSGGAIAIATANRVLMLEHSIYSVISPEGAASILWRDSTRAEDAATTMKITAQDLMDFKIIDRIISEPIGGAHRDPEAVIERAGNMIADCLGEFDGMSKEEIRKQRREKFLAIGSKL from the coding sequence ATGCATAGTTATTTGGAATTCGAGAAACCCGTTGCTGATCTTGAAGGCAAAGTACAGGAATTGCTCGTCTTGAGAGAGACCGGCGAAGCAGTTGACGTGGGCGACGAAATCAAACGCTTGCAAAAAAAGGCGGAAAGCGCCCTTAAAGATCTTTATGCCAACTTGACCCCTTGGCACAAAACCCAGATCGCTCGCCATCCGGATCGCCCTCATTTCAGCAACTATGTAGCCAGTCTGATTGACGAATTCACACCGCTGGCCGGCGACCGGAAGTTTGCTGAAGACGAAGCCATCCAGGCAGGTTTTGGCCGCTTCCGAGGCCGTCCCGTTGCTGTCATCGGACAGGAAAAGGGCAGTGACACCGAAAGCCGCCTGCGCCACAATTTCGGCATGGCTCGTCCGGAAGGCTATCGCAAGGCGGTGCGCATCATGGAACTGGCTGACCGTTTCAACATGCCACTTATCACCTTTGTCGACACGGCAGGCGCATATCCGGGTATTGGTGCCGAAGAGCGCGGCCAGTCTGAAGCAATCGCCCGCTCCACAGACGCTTGCCTGGCCCTTGGCACACCAAGCGTTGCCACCATCATCGGCGAAGGCGGCTCCGGCGGCGCAATTGCCATCGCCACGGCCAACCGCGTGCTGATGCTTGAGCACTCCATCTACAGTGTAATCTCTCCTGAGGGCGCAGCTTCCATTCTTTGGCGCGACTCTACAAGAGCAGAGGATGCTGCCACCACGATGAAAATCACCGCACAAGACTTGATGGATTTCAAGATCATCGACAGGATCATCTCCGAACCCATCGGTGGAGCCCACCGCGATCCAGAGGCCGTGATCGAGCGCGCAGGCAACATGATTGCCGATTGTCTTGGTGAGTTTGATGGTATGAGCAAGGAAGAAATCCGCAAACAGCGACGCGAGAAATTCCTGGCAATCGGTTCCAAACTCTAG
- a CDS encoding BolA family protein: MTVKQNIEKKLNNQLQPTMLEVIDESDLHLGHEHARPEGESHFRVRIASPHFANVSRVEAHRMVHDIIKEELAGPIHALALETIKP; this comes from the coding sequence ATGACCGTCAAGCAGAACATCGAGAAAAAATTGAACAATCAACTTCAACCCACAATGTTAGAGGTGATTGATGAATCAGACCTTCATTTAGGTCACGAACATGCACGCCCTGAAGGGGAATCTCACTTCAGAGTGCGCATAGCAAGCCCTCACTTTGCCAATGTCTCTCGGGTAGAGGCACACAGAATGGTGCATGATATTATCAAAGAAGAGCTCGCAGGTCCAATCCATGCTTTGGCATTGGAGACCATAAAACCCTAA